One part of the Anaerolineales bacterium genome encodes these proteins:
- a CDS encoding ABC transporter ATP-binding protein: MATKKNSAAQAAANKNEDPNAPLLSVKNLRVWFELRRFGFGNAGYVRAVDGVTFDLHEGEAIAIVGESGCGKSSLMKTILGLNTPTEGSIVFKGRDISNFNRQDLEWYRSLIGYVQQDPFGSLAPFMTIERILEEPLIIHGIKDKEERMRRIHKVMEEVKLTPQAEVLPKFPHQISGGQAQRVVIARAMILEPKLIVADEPVSMLDASVRVEILKLLRDLQASHKLAVIYITHDLSTVRYFSERIFVMYAGQLIEKAPMEALLKNARHPYTQALLAATSDPDANNALHYKDVPPGEPPSLVKPPSGCRFHPRCSHFMEGLCNLQDPPEVSPEANYLTSCWLYDPELEVKLAEAQR; encoded by the coding sequence ATGGCTACAAAGAAGAACTCCGCGGCGCAGGCCGCGGCAAACAAGAACGAAGATCCCAACGCTCCGTTGCTTTCGGTTAAGAACCTGCGCGTATGGTTCGAGTTGCGCCGTTTTGGCTTCGGCAACGCCGGTTATGTGCGCGCGGTAGACGGCGTAACCTTTGATCTGCACGAGGGCGAAGCGATCGCCATCGTAGGTGAAAGTGGTTGTGGCAAATCCAGCCTGATGAAGACGATCCTGGGCCTCAACACCCCCACCGAAGGCTCGATCGTCTTCAAAGGCCGCGACATTAGCAACTTCAACCGCCAGGATCTGGAATGGTATCGTTCGCTGATCGGCTACGTGCAACAGGATCCGTTCGGCTCCCTGGCTCCTTTCATGACCATTGAGCGCATCCTTGAGGAGCCGCTGATCATTCACGGCATCAAGGACAAAGAAGAGCGCATGCGCCGCATCCACAAAGTGATGGAAGAGGTCAAGCTCACCCCGCAAGCCGAGGTGCTACCCAAGTTCCCTCACCAGATCAGTGGCGGCCAGGCCCAGCGTGTTGTGATTGCCCGCGCCATGATCCTGGAGCCCAAGCTGATCGTGGCCGACGAGCCTGTCTCCATGCTGGACGCTTCGGTGCGCGTAGAGATCCTCAAGCTGCTGCGTGATCTGCAGGCAAGCCACAAACTGGCCGTAATCTACATCACGCATGACCTTTCGACTGTGCGCTACTTCTCTGAGCGCATCTTTGTGATGTATGCCGGCCAGCTGATCGAGAAAGCCCCGATGGAGGCGCTGCTCAAGAACGCCCGCCACCCGTACACACAAGCCTTGCTGGCCGCTACATCTGATCCCGACGCCAACAATGCGCTGCACTACAAAGATGTGCCCCCCGGCGAGCCGCCCAGCCTGGTGAAGCCGCCCTCTGGCTGCCGCTTCCACCCGCGCTGCTCGCACTTTATGGAGGGTCTGTGCAACCTTCAAGACCCGCCCGAAGTCTCTCCTGAGGCCAATTACCTGACTTCGTGCTGGTTGTACGACCCGGAACTCGAGGTGAAACTTGCTGAGGCTCAGCGCTAA
- a CDS encoding ABC transporter ATP-binding protein, whose amino-acid sequence MTNNTLLKVEDLTLSFRTAKGVVQAVDKVQFEMPSNQAVVVIGESGCGKTSFAKALLRLLPRNIEEYSGRVYLDGQDTMAMDDETYRQDIRWAKISMVPQAAMNSLNPVLRVGEQVAEPLIVHYGMTQAEALEKATDMFRKVGVPVDFLDRYAFELSGGMRQRVAIAMALVTNPKLITLDEPTSALDLLTQANIMNLLKRVKKETDASFILITHDIATSSELADRVVVMYAGQIVEDADSARFFTQPLHPYSQKLMASVPRLRETVEPEFITGQPPSLINPPAGCRFAERCPKRFEKCSQDPPLFEVEGRYVKCWLYEPGSKERKN is encoded by the coding sequence ATGACGAACAACACACTACTCAAAGTAGAAGACCTTACCCTGTCCTTCCGTACCGCCAAAGGCGTCGTGCAGGCGGTGGACAAGGTGCAGTTTGAAATGCCTTCAAATCAGGCTGTGGTGGTGATCGGCGAGTCAGGCTGCGGCAAGACCTCCTTCGCCAAGGCTCTGCTGCGCTTGCTGCCCCGCAACATTGAAGAGTACAGCGGCCGCGTGTATCTGGATGGCCAAGACACTATGGCCATGGATGATGAGACCTATCGCCAGGACATTCGTTGGGCCAAGATCTCCATGGTGCCGCAGGCAGCCATGAACTCGCTCAACCCTGTGCTGCGCGTGGGTGAGCAGGTGGCAGAACCGCTGATCGTTCACTACGGCATGACCCAGGCTGAGGCATTGGAGAAGGCCACGGATATGTTCCGCAAAGTGGGCGTGCCGGTAGACTTCCTTGACCGCTACGCGTTTGAGCTGAGCGGCGGTATGCGCCAGCGCGTGGCGATTGCCATGGCCTTGGTCACTAATCCCAAGCTGATCACGCTTGACGAGCCGACTTCCGCCTTGGACCTGCTGACCCAGGCCAACATCATGAACCTTCTGAAGCGGGTCAAGAAAGAGACCGACGCCAGTTTCATCCTGATCACCCACGATATCGCCACCTCCAGCGAGTTGGCTGACCGCGTGGTGGTGATGTACGCCGGCCAGATCGTTGAAGACGCCGACTCGGCTCGCTTCTTCACCCAGCCGCTGCACCCCTATTCGCAGAAGCTGATGGCGAGTGTGCCGCGCTTACGCGAAACGGTTGAGCCGGAGTTCATCACCGGCCAACCCCCCAGCTTGATCAATCCTCCCGCGGGTTGCCGCTTTGCGGAGCGGTGCCCCAAGCGTTTTGAAAAATGCAGTCAGGACCCCCCGCTGTTTGAAGTTGAGGGGCGTTACGTGAAGTGCTGGTTGTACGAACCCGGTAGCAAGGAGCGCAAAAACTAA
- a CDS encoding ABC transporter permease, producing the protein MQGIIKGFQQLLKYPSAIIGLALIAILFIVSILTVIIIPRDEAIRLWRGGEAIWGQNPKTVPPAWTNLFRSKKLPETIVLTMADESVQTEVNERAEGENRVLVYNFNYTADFAPQDVVFSFTSRYATRNPFVSIFWVTPDGREIRLMEQGIGYNFSYRATQDTKLSRRLGGLSPEIGLFDNPETEAVDVLKGQYQIVIDYLTFENDSSISKADVVIHGKVYGLFGTDHQRRDLTIGILWGVPIALAFGLVASFGTSIAAIIFAALGVWYGGWVDELIQRITEINLNLPILSILIMIGTFYSKSITTILGATVLLSIFSGAIKSYRAIFMQVKESPYIEAARSYGATSSRIIFSYLIPRVTPLLIPGLVLGVPSFVFLEATLASLNLGDPVLPTWGKIIYEAWGTGGAVYNGFYYWILEPAILLIITGLGFALVGFAMDRIFNPRLRDI; encoded by the coding sequence ATGCAAGGAATAATCAAGGGCTTTCAACAGCTCCTCAAGTACCCCAGCGCCATTATTGGCCTAGCGCTCATCGCGATCCTGTTCATCGTGTCAATTCTCACGGTGATCATCATCCCGCGCGATGAGGCTATCCGCCTATGGCGCGGCGGGGAAGCGATCTGGGGCCAGAACCCCAAAACCGTACCGCCAGCGTGGACCAATCTCTTCCGCTCTAAGAAGCTTCCCGAGACCATCGTTCTGACAATGGCAGACGAGTCTGTGCAAACCGAGGTGAATGAGCGTGCGGAAGGCGAGAACCGCGTTTTGGTGTACAACTTCAACTACACCGCGGATTTTGCCCCGCAGGACGTTGTCTTTAGCTTCACATCCCGCTATGCCACGCGCAATCCGTTCGTGAGCATCTTCTGGGTCACTCCGGACGGGCGTGAAATTCGCCTTATGGAGCAAGGCATTGGCTATAACTTTAGCTATCGCGCCACCCAGGACACCAAGCTAAGTCGCCGCCTTGGCGGGTTGAGCCCTGAAATCGGCCTGTTTGACAACCCGGAAACGGAAGCGGTTGATGTACTCAAAGGCCAATACCAGATCGTGATCGACTACCTGACTTTTGAGAATGATTCGTCAATCTCCAAAGCAGATGTGGTCATCCACGGCAAGGTATATGGTCTGTTCGGCACTGACCACCAGCGCCGCGACCTGACAATCGGCATTCTGTGGGGCGTTCCCATCGCGCTGGCTTTTGGCCTGGTTGCTTCCTTCGGCACATCCATCGCAGCGATCATCTTTGCCGCCCTGGGCGTGTGGTACGGCGGCTGGGTAGACGAGTTGATCCAGCGCATCACCGAGATCAACCTCAATCTGCCAATCCTGAGCATTTTGATCATGATTGGCACCTTCTACTCGAAGAGTATTACGACCATTCTTGGCGCCACAGTTCTGCTGAGTATCTTCAGCGGCGCCATTAAGAGCTACCGCGCCATTTTTATGCAGGTGAAAGAGTCGCCTTATATTGAGGCGGCCCGCTCCTATGGTGCCACAAGCTCTCGCATCATCTTCAGCTACTTGATCCCGCGCGTGACCCCATTGCTGATCCCCGGGCTGGTGCTGGGCGTACCCTCTTTCGTGTTCCTGGAAGCCACTCTGGCATCCCTGAACCTGGGCGACCCCGTGCTGCCTACCTGGGGCAAGATCATCTATGAGGCGTGGGGCACCGGTGGTGCTGTGTACAATGGCTTCTATTACTGGATCTTGGAGCCTGCGATCCTTCTGATCATCACCGGCCTGGGTTTCGCGCTGGTAGGTTTTGCGATGGACCGCATTTTCAATCCTCGCTTGCGTGACATCTAA
- a CDS encoding ABC transporter permease, with protein sequence MSVTTPELEAPQGVPQEQTTSPKRKNSTFARVAKYTLLKFASIFLSVVVAVYLTILIANMGGYVDQIVRGQIREFIGQQLRADQNYQQMDPAEKNAFFLAQVERAEKRYGLDKPFAVRSLTFLWNAIRMDFGTAQLMASDTGSRQVKLIILDRLGPTLLLVGASNLILFFGSIALALMLSRSYGNFWDKLIIGFSPTSSAPSWFYGLFLILLFAAVFRWLPFGGMIDSPPPRDQLGYILNVGKHLILPTMAIILSNLFISIYNWRTFFLIYSSEDYVEMAKAKGLSDRDIQYRYILRPTLPTIITSFALLVIGLWTGLILTEGVFQWPGLGRTFITAIGLYDTPVIVALTIIYAYLLAITVFVLDFVYALVDPRVKIGS encoded by the coding sequence ATGAGTGTAACTACGCCCGAACTTGAGGCGCCGCAAGGCGTACCTCAGGAACAAACCACGAGTCCCAAGCGCAAGAACAGCACATTTGCACGTGTGGCAAAGTACACCCTGCTCAAATTTGCCAGCATCTTTCTGAGCGTAGTTGTTGCTGTGTACCTGACCATTCTGATCGCCAACATGGGCGGTTACGTGGACCAGATTGTGCGCGGTCAGATCCGCGAGTTTATCGGCCAGCAACTGCGTGCCGATCAGAACTACCAACAGATGGATCCTGCAGAGAAAAATGCATTCTTTCTTGCCCAGGTTGAGCGCGCCGAAAAGCGCTACGGCCTGGACAAGCCGTTTGCTGTGCGCAGCCTGACCTTCTTGTGGAACGCCATCCGCATGGACTTTGGTACGGCGCAGTTAATGGCCAGCGATACGGGCTCGCGCCAGGTGAAGCTAATCATCCTTGACCGCCTGGGGCCAACACTCTTGTTGGTAGGTGCATCCAATCTGATACTGTTCTTTGGCAGTATTGCTTTGGCGCTCATGCTGTCTCGCTCTTACGGCAATTTCTGGGACAAGCTAATCATTGGTTTCTCACCAACCTCATCGGCGCCTTCATGGTTCTATGGCTTATTCTTAATCCTTCTCTTCGCGGCGGTATTCAGGTGGCTTCCCTTTGGCGGCATGATCGACTCCCCGCCACCACGCGACCAGCTGGGCTACATACTGAATGTTGGCAAGCACTTGATCCTGCCCACTATGGCCATCATTCTTAGCAACCTCTTCATCAGTATCTATAACTGGCGTACATTCTTCCTGATCTACTCCAGCGAAGACTATGTTGAAATGGCCAAGGCAAAGGGCTTGAGTGACCGCGACATTCAGTACCGCTACATCCTTCGCCCCACCCTACCTACCATCATCACTAGCTTCGCCTTGCTTGTCATCGGCCTTTGGACTGGCCTGATCCTTACTGAAGGCGTCTTCCAATGGCCCGGCCTGGGCCGCACCTTCATCACTGCGATCGGTCTTTACGACACTCCGGTGATCGTGGCATTAACCATCATCTATGCGTATCTTCTGGCAATCACGGTCTTTGTACTCGACTTCGTTTACGCCTTGGTTGATCCGCGTGTGAAAATTGGCAGCTAA
- a CDS encoding HAD family hydrolase: MSTQRLEAIFFDLGNTLLYFDGAWPQVQQKADAQLLAHLQGEGFVLDTPKFLLQFRSRLNDYYAQREAEFVEHTTAYVLKTLLADLGYPDVSQQQLLPALRALYAASQAHWLLEDDTLPTLTTLKGAGYKLAIISNAGDDEDVQTLVDNTGLRPYFDLVLSSAACGVRKPNPRIFNLALERLGLQASQAAMVGDTLGADVLGAGNAGLYSIWLTRRADTPANRDHAQTIKPDAQIASLAQLPSLIKEIDPAN; encoded by the coding sequence ATGAGCACCCAACGCCTTGAAGCCATTTTCTTTGACCTTGGCAATACCTTGCTGTACTTTGACGGTGCCTGGCCCCAGGTGCAGCAAAAGGCTGATGCGCAATTACTGGCCCACTTGCAAGGCGAAGGTTTTGTGCTTGACACGCCCAAGTTCCTGCTTCAGTTTCGTTCTCGTCTGAATGACTACTATGCCCAACGAGAAGCAGAGTTTGTGGAGCATACAACTGCCTACGTTTTGAAAACCCTGCTAGCTGACCTGGGGTATCCCGATGTGAGTCAGCAACAGCTCTTGCCTGCCCTGCGCGCCTTGTATGCAGCGTCACAGGCCCATTGGCTTCTGGAAGATGACACGCTGCCCACCCTTACAACTCTCAAAGGGGCTGGATACAAGCTGGCGATTATTTCAAACGCCGGAGACGACGAGGATGTCCAAACCCTGGTGGATAACACCGGGCTACGCCCATACTTTGACCTGGTGCTCAGCTCAGCCGCCTGTGGGGTGCGCAAGCCCAATCCGCGCATATTCAACCTGGCCCTGGAGCGTCTTGGCCTTCAAGCCAGCCAGGCTGCCATGGTGGGCGATACGCTGGGAGCGGATGTTCTGGGGGCCGGCAATGCCGGGCTCTACAGCATTTGGCTGACCCGGCGGGCGGATACCCCAGCCAACCGTGACCACGCCCAAACCATCAAACCAGACGCCCAAATCGCCTCTTTGGCCCAGCTGCCTTCTCTCATTAAGGAAATCGACCCGGCCAACTAA
- a CDS encoding aldehyde dehydrogenase family protein, with the protein MSDPGKFRLTYATMYDPPEDLHTRFEAAIAKVKGNLGQEHPMFINGKDVRAAAKFEDRSPINTDWLLGTFQEATAAEVAPAMEAAYAASKDWGRRPWQERVTLVRKAADLITERIFDIAAVVSIEVGKNRMEALGDVSEAADFFYYACDQMEANNGFIRPMGVDPLKGYKATNTNRLRPYGVWVVISPFNFPFALTAGPAGTALVAGNTVVMKPAEDTPWASRLLAEVFRDAGFPDGVVNYVTGDGAIAGQALVDDPRTAGLTFTGSYNVGMHIYRTFANGRYPRPILLEMGGKNPVIVSRHADLERATQGLYRSAFGLQGQKCSAGSRIYIEEPVYDQLLEKLLAVTKTLKVGDPTLKDTFMGPVINEGAYNNYKGWTEDLSQNGAIATGGRVLTDGDFGRGYFCEPTIVTDVPTNHKLWKQEMFLPITMVHKIKSLDEGMALANDVDFGLTAGFYGSADESKWFFENIEAGVTYANRPQGASTGAWPGFQPFGGWKGSGSSGKGAGGHYYLPLYMHEQTNTVIE; encoded by the coding sequence ATGTCAGACCCGGGTAAATTCCGACTCACCTATGCCACCATGTACGATCCCCCGGAGGATCTGCACACCCGCTTCGAGGCCGCCATTGCCAAGGTAAAAGGCAATTTAGGCCAGGAGCACCCCATGTTCATCAACGGCAAGGATGTGCGCGCCGCCGCCAAGTTCGAAGACCGCTCTCCCATCAACACTGACTGGCTGCTGGGCACCTTTCAGGAAGCCACCGCCGCCGAAGTCGCCCCCGCAATGGAAGCCGCCTACGCCGCGTCCAAAGACTGGGGCCGCCGCCCTTGGCAGGAGCGCGTTACCCTCGTCCGCAAAGCGGCCGACCTGATCACCGAGCGCATTTTTGACATCGCCGCAGTCGTCTCCATCGAAGTCGGCAAGAACCGCATGGAAGCCCTGGGTGACGTCTCTGAAGCCGCAGATTTCTTCTACTACGCCTGTGACCAGATGGAGGCCAACAACGGCTTCATCCGCCCCATGGGCGTCGACCCGCTCAAAGGCTACAAAGCCACCAACACCAACCGCCTGCGCCCCTACGGCGTCTGGGTCGTCATCAGCCCCTTCAACTTTCCTTTCGCCCTCACCGCCGGCCCGGCTGGCACCGCGCTGGTCGCCGGCAACACCGTCGTCATGAAACCCGCCGAAGACACGCCCTGGGCCTCACGCCTGCTGGCCGAGGTCTTCCGTGACGCCGGCTTCCCCGATGGCGTGGTCAACTACGTCACGGGCGACGGCGCCATCGCTGGCCAGGCCCTGGTGGATGATCCGCGCACTGCCGGCCTCACCTTCACCGGCTCCTACAACGTCGGCATGCACATCTACCGCACCTTTGCCAATGGCCGCTACCCCCGCCCCATCCTGCTCGAGATGGGCGGCAAGAACCCCGTCATCGTTTCGCGCCATGCTGACCTGGAGCGCGCCACGCAGGGTCTCTATCGCTCAGCCTTCGGCTTGCAGGGGCAAAAGTGCTCCGCTGGCTCGCGCATCTATATAGAAGAACCCGTCTACGACCAGCTGCTCGAGAAGTTGCTGGCTGTGACCAAGACCCTCAAGGTGGGCGACCCCACGCTCAAAGACACCTTCATGGGTCCCGTCATCAACGAGGGCGCCTACAACAACTACAAGGGTTGGACGGAAGATCTGTCCCAGAACGGCGCGATTGCCACCGGCGGCCGCGTGCTGACCGATGGCGACTTCGGCAGGGGTTACTTCTGCGAGCCAACCATCGTCACCGACGTTCCCACCAATCACAAGCTCTGGAAGCAGGAGATGTTCCTGCCCATCACCATGGTGCACAAGATCAAGAGCCTCGACGAAGGCATGGCCCTCGCCAACGATGTCGACTTTGGTCTCACCGCGGGCTTCTACGGCAGCGCTGATGAGTCCAAGTGGTTCTTCGAGAACATCGAGGCCGGCGTCACCTACGCCAACCGCCCGCAGGGCGCCAGCACCGGCGCCTGGCCTGGCTTCCAGCCCTTCGGCGGCTGGAAGGGCTCCGGCTCCTCCGGAAAGGGCGCCGGCGGCCACTACTACCTGCCGCTCTACATGCACGAGCAGACCAACACCGTCATCGAATAG
- a CDS encoding NADH-quinone oxidoreductase subunit A — MEQNWLFIGVFVAIAGVFPLLPIIIAQILAPRKPNHIKLETYECGMETVGDTWVQFKVQYYIYGLVFLIFDIETAFLYPWAVAYGVLPMFAVVEGVIFILILAGGLFYAWRKGALEWS, encoded by the coding sequence ATGGAACAAAACTGGCTTTTTATTGGCGTGTTCGTTGCAATTGCGGGAGTTTTCCCTCTTTTGCCGATCATTATTGCGCAGATCCTGGCCCCGCGCAAACCCAACCACATCAAGCTTGAGACCTACGAATGCGGTATGGAGACGGTGGGCGACACCTGGGTGCAGTTCAAGGTGCAGTACTACATTTACGGCCTGGTTTTCCTGATCTTTGATATTGAAACTGCCTTCCTGTACCCGTGGGCTGTGGCTTACGGCGTGCTGCCGATGTTTGCGGTTGTTGAAGGCGTGATCTTCATCCTGATCCTTGCGGGCGGCCTTTTCTACGCCTGGCGCAAGGGTGCCCTGGAATGGTCTTAA
- the nuoH gene encoding NADH-quinone oxidoreductase subunit NuoH, whose amino-acid sequence MSFWTDPILVANEWLTGLLTDLLPEAWATLIGTIIGVVVVSSFGLILVIFLIWLERKVAARFQDRIGPNRAGPYGLLQTIADIVKLLTKEDSIPEKADKLTFNLAPIVSMIAVLLIWAVIPFAPGWIGTDLNVGVLYIAAVGSFGILSILMAGWASNNKYALLGAFRAVAQLISYEVPMLLTLLVPVLLARSMGMMHMVEVQSTWFIVLAPVAGVIFLVSSIAEVGRTPFDLIEAESEIVAGYHTEYTGMKFGLFFAAEFLHAFTVGVLFAILYLGGWRGPGAEQYPILGVIYLMAKASIGYFIVMWVRSTLPRIRIDHMLDLNWKVLTPISLALLIATAVLDKLFAETALRVPTLLAGNLVVLALSWLLLRGMSRKARRERQVFKKRPEARAV is encoded by the coding sequence ATGTCTTTTTGGACAGACCCGATCTTAGTAGCAAACGAGTGGCTGACAGGGCTGCTGACCGACCTGTTGCCCGAGGCCTGGGCGACCCTGATCGGCACCATTATTGGTGTGGTGGTGGTCTCATCCTTTGGCCTGATCCTGGTGATCTTCCTGATCTGGCTGGAGCGCAAGGTGGCGGCCCGCTTTCAAGACCGCATTGGCCCCAACCGGGCCGGCCCTTACGGCTTGCTGCAGACGATCGCTGACATCGTAAAGCTGCTTACTAAGGAAGACAGCATCCCTGAGAAGGCGGACAAGCTGACCTTCAACCTGGCGCCGATCGTTTCGATGATCGCAGTGTTGCTGATCTGGGCGGTTATTCCGTTTGCGCCTGGCTGGATCGGCACCGATCTGAACGTGGGCGTGCTGTACATCGCCGCGGTGGGGTCTTTCGGTATTCTCTCGATCCTGATGGCAGGCTGGGCGTCCAATAACAAATACGCGCTGCTAGGCGCTTTCCGCGCCGTGGCGCAGCTGATCTCCTACGAAGTGCCGATGCTGCTGACCCTGCTGGTGCCGGTGTTGCTGGCGCGCAGCATGGGCATGATGCACATGGTGGAGGTGCAGAGCACCTGGTTCATTGTGCTGGCCCCGGTGGCGGGCGTCATCTTCCTGGTCTCCTCGATCGCTGAGGTTGGCCGCACTCCGTTCGATCTTATTGAAGCTGAATCCGAAATTGTGGCCGGTTACCACACTGAGTACACCGGCATGAAGTTTGGCCTGTTCTTTGCGGCTGAGTTCCTGCATGCGTTCACGGTGGGTGTGCTGTTCGCCATTCTGTATCTGGGCGGCTGGCGTGGCCCGGGCGCTGAGCAGTATCCGATCCTGGGCGTTATCTACCTGATGGCAAAGGCCAGCATTGGTTATTTCATTGTGATGTGGGTTCGCAGCACGCTGCCGCGCATCCGCATTGACCATATGCTGGACCTGAACTGGAAGGTGCTGACGCCGATCTCGCTGGCCTTGCTGATCGCAACGGCGGTGCTGGACAAGCTGTTCGCCGAGACGGCGCTACGCGTGCCGACCCTGCTGGCCGGCAACCTGGTGGTGCTGGCGTTGAGCTGGTTGCTGTTGCGAGGTATGTCTCGCAAGGCGCGCCGCGAACGCCAAGTCTTCAAGAAACGCCCGGAGGCCCGTGCGGTTTAG